The proteins below are encoded in one region of Telopea speciosissima isolate NSW1024214 ecotype Mountain lineage chromosome 10, Tspe_v1, whole genome shotgun sequence:
- the LOC122643481 gene encoding uncharacterized protein LOC122643481, giving the protein MNEMKEDNEGAYDWLMKTPVPMWVRHAFDHRAKSDHITNNCIESFNHWVGPLRSKPILSLVDGFRVKMMKRLHKRYESGLTSVTRLTPICEKLEAVQKGMRHCVPISAGRELFEIQDGSGLRYVVNMTESTCECGVWVAAGLLCKYAGVCIPNYRGTLEDYCDPAYTTKRYLMAYQEIIYPMSDLSTLHETDLLPPILKRGIGRPRMSRRRESDEAAPCNSRKKTRSIRCQLCGGTDHNKRTCKYKDKRPSTSPSAPKV; this is encoded by the coding sequence ATGAATGAAATGAAGGAAGATAATGAAGGGGCCTATGATTGGTTGATGAAGACACCAGTACCGATGTGGGTAAGACATGCTTTTGATCATAGAGCCAAAAGTGACCACATCACCAACAACTGTATTGAGTCATTCAATCATTGGGTAGGGCCCTTGAGGAGTAAGCCTATTCTTAGTTTGGTGGATGGTTTTAgagtgaagatgatgaaaagattACATAAAAGGTATGAGAGTGGCTTAACCAGTGTCACTAGGCTGACTCCAATTTGTGAGAAACTAGAGGCAGTACAGAAGGGTATGAGGCACTGTGTACCCATTTCAGCAGGTAGAGAGTTGTTTGAGATACAAGATGGATCTGGCCTAAGATATGTTGTTAACATGACTGAGTCAACCTGTGAGTGTGGGGTCTGGGTAGCAGCAGGGTTACTTTGTAAATATGCTGGAGTTTGCATTCCAAATTATAGAGGAACTTTAGAGGACTATTGTGATCCAGCTTACACCACAAAAAGATATTTAATGGCCTATCAAGAAATAATTTACCCAATGAGCGATCTTAGTACACTACACGAGACTGACTTGCTTCCTCCAATATTAAAGAGGGGGATTGGTAGACCTCGTATGagtaggagaagagaatcagaTGAGGCAGCCCCATGCAattcaaggaagaagacaaggagTATTAGATGTCAACTCTGTGGAGGTACTGATCATAACAAGAGGACTTGCAAGTATAAAGACAAGAGACCATCTACTTCTCCCAGTGCTCCTAAAGTATAG